From a region of the Phaseolus vulgaris cultivar G19833 chromosome 6, P. vulgaris v2.0, whole genome shotgun sequence genome:
- the LOC137833247 gene encoding uncharacterized protein, translating into MDLVIVPRRSRLPPRRSLSSRPSSCARHSHMGLDLALVLHRVVSLALLHQLLAIVYALEKFRSYFIGFKVIVFTDHAAIKYLLNKADSKPRLIRWILLLQEFDLEIKDKKGCENNVAVHLSRLANDEVTTLEPEVLAEFPDEKLLIIKERPWFADMANFKAIGTISENLDWHKKRNFFKDANHYVWDDPHLFKIGADNLLRRCVSSDEAKKIIWQCHNSAYGRHFNGEKITAKILQSSFFLAFVV; encoded by the coding sequence atggacctagtgatagttcctagacggtctaggcttcctcctagacgctccctttCTAGTCGCCCCTCATCTTGTGCTAGACACTCCCACATGGGTCTAGACTTGGCTCTTGTCCTCCATAGGgtggtgagcttggccctcctccatcaattACTAGCTATAGTGTATGCACTTGAGAAATTTCGATCTTATTTTATAGGTTTTAAAGTCATTGTTTTCACTGATCATGctgcaataaaatatttattgaataaagCAGATTCTAAGCCAAGACTTATACGATGGATACTTTTGTTGCAGGAATTTGATTTGGAGATCAAAGATAAGAAAGGATGTGAGAACAATGTAGCAGTTCATTTATCAAGACTAGCAAATGATGAGGTAACCACATTGGAGCCGGAGGTTCTTGCTGAATTTCCAGATGAGAAGTTACTGATAATCAAAGAGAGGCCATGGTTTGCAGACATGGCCAATTTTAAAGCTATTGGAACAATCTCAGAGAATTTGGACTggcataaaaaaagaaatttttttaaggATGCTAATCATTATGTGTGGGATGATCCTCATTTGTTTAAAATTGGTGCAGATAATTTGCTGAGAAGATGTGTTTCTTCAGATGAAGCCAAGAAAATTATATGGCAATGCCATAATTCAGCATATGGAAGACATTTTAATGGGGAAAAGATAACTGCAAAAATTCTTCAATCAAGTTTTTTTTTGGCCTTCGTTGTTTAA